One stretch of Akkermansia sp. RCC_12PD DNA includes these proteins:
- a CDS encoding GNAT family N-acetyltransferase: protein MTTLPPNKSTNVRSVLEYVPYFRGKIFAVHVEQPLVNSEELVDALLDLDALQEIGVKPVLIAEGPDAYALYEHTRVCEMRSALVEAPLKGGQLVRERVREILGRHQIPVVASGRTGSFDTDSIHLAYTLGASKYIALLNDHKVPSRDGHPIAAILESEVAGLSGNLAHRELLDQAAEACRAGIPRVHLLDGKMRGVLVEELFSEEGVGTMVHTDSYREIRPLKEEDIPELLSMIARSVVDSKLVDRNYEDIAAKIDDYYVLTLDDSIVGCVAVYPYPEHRSAELGCLYIKHRHEGRGYGRTLCEFARKKAEEMGVDFIFALSQSAVHYFRDRMHYAEFSRDCLPPERLRALELSGRKSGVFGLRLK from the coding sequence TTGACCACGCTTCCTCCCAATAAATCAACCAACGTCCGTTCCGTACTGGAGTATGTTCCCTACTTCAGGGGCAAAATCTTTGCCGTACATGTGGAACAACCCCTGGTGAACTCGGAGGAACTGGTGGATGCCCTGCTGGACCTGGATGCATTGCAGGAAATAGGGGTGAAGCCCGTCCTGATTGCAGAAGGGCCGGACGCTTACGCCCTGTACGAACATACCCGCGTCTGTGAAATGCGCTCCGCCCTGGTGGAAGCCCCGCTGAAAGGCGGCCAGCTTGTCCGCGAACGCGTCCGGGAAATCCTGGGACGCCATCAGATACCCGTCGTAGCCTCCGGGCGCACGGGCTCGTTTGATACGGACTCCATTCATCTGGCGTACACGCTGGGAGCCTCCAAATACATTGCCCTGCTCAACGACCACAAGGTTCCTTCCCGGGACGGCCACCCCATCGCCGCCATTCTGGAATCGGAGGTTGCCGGACTGTCCGGAAATCTGGCACACAGGGAATTGCTGGACCAGGCCGCGGAAGCCTGCCGTGCCGGCATTCCGCGCGTGCACCTGCTGGACGGCAAAATGCGCGGGGTACTGGTGGAGGAACTCTTCTCGGAAGAAGGCGTGGGCACGATGGTCCACACGGACTCCTACCGGGAAATACGTCCCCTGAAAGAAGAGGACATCCCGGAACTCCTGTCCATGATCGCCCGTTCCGTCGTGGACTCCAAACTGGTGGACCGCAACTATGAGGATATAGCCGCGAAAATCGACGACTACTACGTCCTGACGCTGGATGACAGCATCGTGGGCTGCGTGGCCGTGTACCCTTATCCGGAACACCGCAGCGCGGAACTCGGCTGCCTGTACATCAAGCACCGCCATGAAGGCCGTGGATACGGCCGCACGCTCTGTGAATTTGCCAGGAAAAAGGCGGAGGAAATGGGCGTGGACTTCATCTTCGCCCTGTCTCAAAGCGCCGTCCACTACTTCCGGGACCGCATGCACTATGCGGAATTCTCCCGCGACTGCCTTCCCCCGGAACGTCTCCGCGCTCTGGAACTCAGCGGCCGCAAATCCGGAGTCTTCGGATTGAGGCTGAAATAA
- the secA gene encoding preprotein translocase subunit SecA: MIKWILTKIVGTKNQREVRRLRPIVEQIVSIEESWNGKGQDFLLEKTREWQSYLHRFLPMDLPPVRIVEAAPKEELESIASRLNARFESLKNEFAALPTVEATPASIEEGKAAWNNITPQFDKLRERYLNQILPEAFAAVKHGARLLCGEEREICGQRQLWDMIHFDVQLLGGIALHRGYIAEMATGEGKTLVATLPVYLNALTGMGVHVVTVNDYLARRDSEWMGMLFQFLGLTVGCIQSMMPSQLRREQYACDITYGTNAEFGFDYLRDNGMATSKSEQVQRGHYFAIVDEVDSILIDEARTPLIISGPAVVTREQQYDNLRPSIERVVKAQTDLCNELMTQALKAQEEGRTEEVGRNLFKVKMGQPRHRAFMRAMQDPELRRIVEKYELTLYQDTRKKELYKLKEEMYFTVDEKTHDADLMEKGREIISPGHPEDFVLPDLGTAFAEMDENPRLTEKDKLRLKNELTKKLDETGARLHTTSQLLKAYCIYEKDVEYVVKDDKVIIIDQNTGREMPGRRWSDGLHQAVEAKEGVEVERENQTYATITIQNYFRLYKKLAGMTGTAETEAAEFHDIYKLDVLPIPTNRPCIRKDQNDLIFKSRREKFNAVINKIQELHGKGQPILIGTASVDASETLSRMLKRAKIPHEVLNAKNHQREAEIVSLAGKRGAVTVSTNMAGRGTDIKLGEGVADLGGLFVLGTERHESRRIDRQLRGRCSRQGDPGASQFFISFEDDLMRNFGAAERMTKMMERLGVADGEALEHSFLNKSVESAQKRVEQRNYMWRKHVLDYDDVMNKQREIVYGYRNEVLSTENPREMIYDVLEEVIATRAHEFLDPDAEGITHPDELLAWMNSSFPLGLTADAAKLEDRPLDETIAFLIDKVKATYEDKASRERPEYLDHMERQIILGAIDKLWQEHLYNMDSLREGVRLRAQGQKDPLVEYKSEAYDLFVTLMDSIKSEAIGNLFKSTTNLDAFEDFLASLPQFETSDDGQENGASLPEIGFDGMPTDLLSALREQVSRAREQQAAQQPEQESSSAPAAISDATTIGEGYQPAAPEPKLVMPKRKVSVVLRKEETASVPASAPVSDDEEIAVTLDSQDFAETMDNRDSAETRTF; the protein is encoded by the coding sequence GTGCGCATCGTGGAAGCCGCGCCCAAAGAAGAACTGGAAAGCATCGCCTCCCGGCTGAATGCCCGCTTTGAATCCCTGAAAAACGAATTCGCCGCCCTCCCCACGGTGGAAGCCACTCCGGCCTCCATTGAGGAAGGCAAGGCCGCATGGAACAACATCACGCCCCAGTTCGACAAACTCCGGGAACGTTACCTCAACCAGATCCTTCCGGAAGCGTTTGCCGCCGTCAAGCACGGCGCCCGCCTGCTCTGCGGAGAAGAACGGGAAATCTGCGGACAAAGACAGCTCTGGGACATGATCCACTTTGACGTCCAGCTGCTCGGCGGCATCGCCCTGCACCGCGGCTACATCGCGGAAATGGCCACGGGCGAAGGCAAAACCCTCGTCGCCACCCTTCCCGTCTATCTCAACGCCCTCACCGGCATGGGGGTACACGTGGTAACGGTGAACGACTACCTGGCGCGCCGCGACTCCGAATGGATGGGCATGCTCTTCCAGTTCCTGGGGCTGACGGTCGGCTGCATCCAGAGCATGATGCCTTCCCAGCTGCGCCGCGAACAATATGCCTGCGACATCACCTACGGCACCAATGCCGAATTCGGCTTTGACTACCTGCGCGACAACGGCATGGCCACGTCCAAATCAGAGCAGGTTCAGAGAGGCCACTACTTCGCCATCGTGGACGAAGTGGACTCCATTCTTATTGACGAAGCCCGTACGCCGCTCATTATCTCCGGCCCCGCCGTCGTTACCCGTGAACAGCAGTACGACAACCTGCGCCCCTCCATCGAACGCGTGGTGAAGGCCCAGACCGACCTCTGCAACGAACTGATGACCCAGGCCCTGAAAGCCCAGGAAGAAGGCAGGACGGAAGAAGTGGGACGCAACCTGTTCAAGGTGAAAATGGGCCAGCCCCGCCACCGCGCTTTCATGCGCGCCATGCAGGACCCGGAACTGCGCCGCATCGTGGAAAAATACGAACTGACCCTTTACCAGGACACCCGCAAGAAGGAACTCTACAAGCTGAAGGAGGAAATGTACTTCACCGTGGATGAAAAAACCCATGACGCGGACCTGATGGAAAAAGGCCGTGAAATCATCTCCCCCGGACACCCGGAAGACTTCGTTCTCCCGGACCTCGGCACCGCCTTTGCGGAAATGGATGAAAATCCCCGCCTGACGGAAAAAGACAAGCTCCGTCTTAAAAACGAACTCACCAAAAAGCTGGATGAAACGGGCGCCCGCCTGCACACCACCTCCCAGCTTCTCAAGGCCTACTGCATTTACGAAAAAGACGTGGAATACGTCGTCAAGGACGACAAGGTCATCATCATCGACCAGAACACGGGCCGTGAAATGCCGGGACGCCGCTGGAGCGACGGCCTGCACCAGGCCGTGGAAGCCAAGGAAGGCGTGGAAGTGGAACGCGAAAACCAGACCTATGCCACCATCACCATCCAGAACTACTTCCGCCTGTACAAAAAACTGGCGGGCATGACCGGCACGGCGGAAACGGAAGCCGCGGAATTCCACGACATCTACAAGCTGGACGTGCTTCCCATCCCGACCAACCGCCCCTGCATCCGGAAGGACCAGAACGACCTCATCTTCAAATCCCGCCGCGAGAAATTCAACGCCGTCATCAACAAAATCCAGGAACTCCACGGCAAGGGCCAGCCCATCCTGATCGGCACGGCCAGCGTGGACGCCTCCGAAACCCTCTCCCGCATGCTCAAGAGGGCTAAAATCCCCCATGAAGTGCTGAACGCCAAAAACCACCAGCGTGAAGCCGAAATCGTGTCTCTGGCCGGCAAGCGCGGAGCCGTTACGGTCTCCACGAACATGGCCGGACGCGGTACGGACATCAAGCTGGGAGAAGGCGTGGCGGACCTGGGCGGCCTCTTCGTACTGGGTACGGAACGCCACGAATCCCGCCGCATCGACCGCCAGCTGCGCGGCCGCTGCTCCCGTCAGGGCGACCCCGGCGCTTCCCAGTTCTTCATCTCCTTTGAAGACGACCTGATGCGCAACTTCGGCGCGGCGGAACGCATGACCAAGATGATGGAACGCCTCGGTGTGGCCGACGGCGAAGCCCTGGAACACAGCTTCCTGAACAAATCCGTGGAATCCGCCCAGAAGCGGGTGGAACAGCGCAACTACATGTGGCGCAAGCACGTGCTGGACTATGACGACGTGATGAACAAGCAGCGCGAAATCGTGTACGGTTACCGCAATGAAGTACTCTCCACGGAAAACCCGCGTGAAATGATCTACGACGTGCTGGAGGAAGTAATCGCCACCCGCGCCCACGAATTCCTTGACCCGGACGCAGAAGGCATTACCCATCCCGACGAGCTGCTTGCCTGGATGAACTCCTCCTTCCCGCTGGGCCTCACGGCGGATGCCGCCAAGCTGGAAGACCGCCCGCTGGACGAAACCATCGCCTTCCTGATCGACAAGGTAAAGGCCACGTATGAAGACAAGGCCTCCCGCGAACGTCCGGAATACCTGGACCACATGGAACGCCAGATCATCCTGGGGGCCATTGACAAGCTGTGGCAGGAGCATTTGTACAACATGGACTCCCTCCGGGAAGGCGTCCGCCTCCGCGCCCAGGGCCAGAAAGACCCGCTCGTGGAATACAAGTCGGAAGCCTACGACCTCTTCGTCACCCTGATGGACAGCATCAAGAGCGAAGCCATCGGCAACCTCTTCAAGAGTACCACCAACCTGGACGCCTTTGAAGACTTCCTGGCCAGCCTGCCCCAGTTCGAGACCTCCGACGACGGGCAGGAAAACGGAGCCAGCCTCCCGGAAATCGGATTCGACGGCATGCCGACGGACCTACTCTCCGCCCTGCGCGAACAGGTATCCAGGGCCCGCGAACAGCAGGCAGCGCAGCAGCCGGAACAGGAATCCTCCTCCGCCCCGGCCGCCATCTCCGATGCCACCACCATCGGTGAAGGCTATCAGCCTGCGGCTCCGGAACCCAAACTGGTGATGCCCAAACGCAAGGTCAGCGTCGTCCTCCGCAAGGAAGAAACCGCATCCGTACCGGCTTCCGCTCCCGTCTCCGATGATGAGGAAATCGCCGTCACGCTGGACTCCCAGGACTTCGCAGAAACCATGGACAACCGGGACTCCGCGGAAACCCGCACATTCTAA